One window from the genome of Chaetodon trifascialis isolate fChaTrf1 chromosome 20, fChaTrf1.hap1, whole genome shotgun sequence encodes:
- the skor2 gene encoding SKI family transcriptional corepressor 2, with translation MDKTHLSSSNDIIMTSSTAPYQQEPLTPPRPSHLHSSSSSLSSPSPSSSSSPLKPNQVGQVILYGVPIVSLVIDNNERLCLAQISNTLLKNYSYNEIHNRRVALGITCVQCTPVQLEILRRAGAMPISSRRCGMITKREAERLCKSFLGENSPPKLPDNFAFDVTHECAWGCRGNFIPARYNSSRAKCIKCSFCNMYFSPNKFIFHSHRTPDAKYTQPDAANFNSWRRHLKLSDKIPAEELVYAWEDVKAMFNGGSRKRALPSSAHCSSMGSMKTLPGSVVPHMMGPDLGAQKRARYEDEDDLDGGSLSPRKTPRSYPVIPVPSKGFSMLQKFPPTSLFPSPYPFPAFGLCQQKKDDSDVSGGQKGAGLSGLLWPGRKDTFYPPFCMFWPPRAAGGIPVPTYLQPQPSTLSSLADNPSLRQAFLDLSDPSEPGAVAGNGNSVSSTMAPGSGATTPRSALFDPECTTVTPDLRPVTSEGWLKLLDTPSIQTRKPSYGSAFRPVIKDAESIAKLHSNGGGVSGATDEDFGVVVTRSDRHQRLSPSSSCSYGSESGGEAEGVESEEEGEVDVESSKQEDEEEDASFTNRPSQTQTNLYLSALSDNPGEERGKERGSGTVYNSTSPPSSSNLIQQESPSLPASPPASLPLSGSTPPHREDPAYKNVHKNRDEGLPAYATKDNSSISDENKEQNSFFVPESETSAPDYWRENSGDQSQGAASPVPLKKDVENMEKEELQKVLLEQIDFRRRLEQEFHALKGTSPFPVFHNFQDQMKRELAYREEMVQQLQMIPYANIIRKEKISSHLNK, from the exons ATGGACAAGACCCATCTTTCGAGCTCCAATGACATCATAATGACAAGCTCAACAGCCCCCTACCAGCAGGAACCCCTGACTCCACCCAGACCCAGCCATCTccactcctcatcctcttcactATCCTCCccttctccatcctcttcctcctcaccgcTCAAGCCCAACCAGGTTGGCCAGGTCATCCTGTACGGCGTTCCGATTGTATCGCTGGTCATTGACAACAACGAGAGACTTTGTCTGGCGCAGATTTCCAACACACTCCTCAAGAACTACAGTTATAATGAGATCCATAATCGGCGCGTGGCGCTGGGTATCACCTGTGTCCAGTGCACTCCAGTTCAGTTGGAGATTCTTCGTCGGGCCGGCGCCATGCCCATCTCATCACGCCGCTGTGGCATGATCACCAAGCGTGAAGCCGAGCGCCTCTGCAAGTCCTTCCTGGGAGAGAACTCGCCGCCCAAACTGCCCGACAACTTTGCCTTCGATGTGACGCATGAGTGTGCCTGGGGTTGCCGTGGTAACTTCATCCCGGCACGCTACAACAGCTCCAGGGCCAAATGCATCAAGTGCTCCTTCTGCAACATGTACTTCTCCCCGAATAAGTTTATTTTCCATTCCCACCGCACGCCAGATGCCAAATACACCCAGCCTGATGCTGCCAACTTTAACTCTTGGCGACGGCACCTCAAACTCTCCGACAAAATCCCAGCCGAAGAGTTAGTTTACGCATGGGAAGACGTCAAAGCTATGTTCAATGGAGGAAGCCGGAAGAGAGCGCTGCCCTCTTCAGCCCACTGTTCCTCCATGGGCTCGATGAAGACTCTCCCAGGTTCGGTGGTGCCTCACATGATGGGACCTGACCTGGGTGCTCAGAAAAGAGCCCGCTATGAAGATGAGGACGATCTGGACGGAGGCAGTCTGTCTCCCCGTAAGACACCTCGCAGCTACCCTGTCATCCCTGTCCCGAGCAAAGGCTTCAGCATGCTGCAGAAGTTCCCTCCCACATCGCTCTTCCCCTCACCTTACCCCTTCCCAGCATTTGGCCTCTGCCAGCAGAAAAAAGATGACAGTGATGTTTCAGGCGGGCAGAAAGGAGCAGGGTTGTCGGGTCTATTGTGGCCTGGGCGTAAAGACACTTTTTATCCTCCTTTCTGCATGTTTTGGCCGccaagagcagcaggaggaatcCCTGTCCCCACCTACCTCCAGCCTCAGCCCAGCACCCTCTCTTCCCTGGCAGACAACCCCTCTCTTAGACAGGCCTTTTTGGATCTTTCGGACCCCAGTGAGCCAGGAGCTGTGGCTGGTAATGGAAACAGTGTTAGTTCAACCATGGCCCCTGGCAGTGGGGCCACCACACCCAGATCTGCGCTGTTTGACCCAGAGTGCACAACAGTAACCCCTGACCTTCGCCCTGTGACATCAGAGGGTTGGCTCAAACTTCTGGACACCCCATCCATCCAAACCAGGAAGCCAAGCTATGGTTCAGCCTTCCGCCCCGTCATTAAGGATGCTGAAAGCATCGCCAAGCTCCACAGCAATGGTGGAGGAGTCTCTGGGGCAACGGATGAGGATTTTGGGGTTGTGGTCACCAGGTCAGACCGCCACCAGCGGCTAtcacccagcagcagctgtagctACGGAAGCGAAAGCggtggagaggcagagggagtggagagtgaggaggagggggaggtggatgTGGAGTCGTCGAagcaggaggatgaggaggaggacgcaAGCTTTACAAACAGGCCGTCACAGACTCAAACCAACCTGTACCTCTCTGCGCTGAGCGACAAtcctggagaggagagggggaaggagagagggagtggcACCGTGTATAACAgcacctcccctccctcctcctcgaACCTCATCCAGCAGGAGTCCCCCAGCCTGCCCGCCTCCCCTCCTGCCAGCCTGCCTCTCTCCGGCTCTACCCCACCCCACCGAGAGGACCCAGCTTACAAAAAC GTTCACAAAAATAGAGACGAAGGACTCCCTGCTTACGCGACCAAAGACAACTCCAGCATTTCTG atgaaaacaaagagcagaataGTTTCTTTGTACCAGAGAGTGAGACATCAGCGCCCGActactggagggaaaactcag GTGATCAAAGCCAAGGGGCCGCCTCTCCTGTGCCGCTGAAGAAGGACGTTGAGAACATGGAGAAGG aGGAGCTCCAGAAGGTTCTGCTGGAGCAGATCGACttcaggaggaggctggagcaAGAGTTTCACGCTCTGAAGGGCACCTCACCATTTCCTGTCTTCC ATAATTTCCAAGACCAGATGAAACGAGAGCTCGCCTACAGAGAAGAGATGGTCCAACAGTTACAGATG ATTCCCTACGCAAACATCATCAGAAAAGAGAAGATCAGCTCCCATCTGAACAAGTAG
- the ier3ip1 gene encoding immediate early response 3-interacting protein 1 → MAFTLYSLIQTAILCTNAIAVLHEERFLSKIGWGVDQGVGGFGDDPGVKAQILNLIRSVRTVMRVPLIIVNTASIVLLLLFG, encoded by the exons ATGGCGTTTACACTGTACTCCCTCATCCAGACAGCTATCCTGTGCACTAATGCAATCGCTGTGTTGCACGAGGAGAGGTTTCTCAGCAAGA TCGGCTGGGGTGTTGATCAGGGAGTTGGAGGTTTTGGGGATGATCCAGGAGTCAAAGCCCAGATCCTCAATCTCATCCGCTCAGTCCGGACTGTCATGAGAG TCCCTTTAATAATAGTGAATACGGCTTCCATTGTCCTGCTGTTACTGTTTGGTTGA
- the hdhd2 gene encoding haloacid dehalogenase-like hydrolase domain-containing protein 2 isoform X1 — protein sequence MARRVSGMAGRRALKAVLIDLSGTLHIEDTAVPGAQDALNRLRQASVAVKFVTNTTKESKRNLLERLQHLNFELQEKEIFTSLSAARSLLEQKQHRPLLLVDDGALEDFTGIDTSEPNAVVIGLAPDHFNYQTLNKAFRMILDGAPLIAIHKARYYKRKDGLALGPGPFVTGLEYAADCKAAVVGKPEKAFFTQALSDIGCSPNEAVMIGDDARDDVGGAQDAGMLGILVKTGKYREGDEAKINPPPHLTCDSFPDAVEHILKNLL from the exons ATGGCAAGGAGG gtctCCGGCATGGCGGGCAGACGGGCTCTGAAGGCTGTGCTCATCGACCTGAGTGGAACTCTGCATATAGAAGACACGGCGGTGCCTGGGGCGCAGGATGCCCTGAACAG GTTACGGCAGGCATCTGTCGCTGTGAAGTTCGTGACCAACACGACAAAGGAAAGCAAGAGGAACTTACTAGAGCGACTGCAGCATCTCAACTTCGAGCTCCAG GAAAAAGAGATCTTCACCTCTCTGAGTGCAGCGAGGAGTTTGTTAGAGCAGAAGCAACACAGGCCGCTGCTGCTGGTGGACGACGGCGCGCTGGAAGACTTCACTG GCATCGACACGTCAGAGCCGAACGCTGTCGTCATCGGACTCGCTCCCGATCACTTCAACTACCAAACACTCAATAAGGCTTTCAG AATGATTCTGGATGGAGCTCCTCTCATCGCCATCCACAAGGCTCGCTACTACAAACGTAAGGATGGTTTGGCCCTTGGCCCCGGGCCCTTCGTGACGGGACTTGAGTACGCCGCAGACTGTAAGGCTGCTGTGGTTGGGAAGCCGGAGAAGGCGTTTTTCACACAG GCTCTGTCTGATATAGGATGCAGCCCGAATGAAGCGGTCATGATAGGAGAT GACGCCAGAGACGATGTGGGCGGGGCTCAGGACGCAGGAATGTTAGGAATTCTGGTCAAAacag GTAAATACAGGGAAGGGGATGAGGCGAAAATCAACCCTCCTCCCCACCTGACATGCGACAGTTTCCCAGACGCTGTGGAGCACATCCTGAAGAACCTGCTATAA
- the hdhd2 gene encoding haloacid dehalogenase-like hydrolase domain-containing protein 2 isoform X2: MAGRRALKAVLIDLSGTLHIEDTAVPGAQDALNRLRQASVAVKFVTNTTKESKRNLLERLQHLNFELQEKEIFTSLSAARSLLEQKQHRPLLLVDDGALEDFTGIDTSEPNAVVIGLAPDHFNYQTLNKAFRMILDGAPLIAIHKARYYKRKDGLALGPGPFVTGLEYAADCKAAVVGKPEKAFFTQALSDIGCSPNEAVMIGDDARDDVGGAQDAGMLGILVKTGKYREGDEAKINPPPHLTCDSFPDAVEHILKNLL; the protein is encoded by the exons ATGGCGGGCAGACGGGCTCTGAAGGCTGTGCTCATCGACCTGAGTGGAACTCTGCATATAGAAGACACGGCGGTGCCTGGGGCGCAGGATGCCCTGAACAG GTTACGGCAGGCATCTGTCGCTGTGAAGTTCGTGACCAACACGACAAAGGAAAGCAAGAGGAACTTACTAGAGCGACTGCAGCATCTCAACTTCGAGCTCCAG GAAAAAGAGATCTTCACCTCTCTGAGTGCAGCGAGGAGTTTGTTAGAGCAGAAGCAACACAGGCCGCTGCTGCTGGTGGACGACGGCGCGCTGGAAGACTTCACTG GCATCGACACGTCAGAGCCGAACGCTGTCGTCATCGGACTCGCTCCCGATCACTTCAACTACCAAACACTCAATAAGGCTTTCAG AATGATTCTGGATGGAGCTCCTCTCATCGCCATCCACAAGGCTCGCTACTACAAACGTAAGGATGGTTTGGCCCTTGGCCCCGGGCCCTTCGTGACGGGACTTGAGTACGCCGCAGACTGTAAGGCTGCTGTGGTTGGGAAGCCGGAGAAGGCGTTTTTCACACAG GCTCTGTCTGATATAGGATGCAGCCCGAATGAAGCGGTCATGATAGGAGAT GACGCCAGAGACGATGTGGGCGGGGCTCAGGACGCAGGAATGTTAGGAATTCTGGTCAAAacag GTAAATACAGGGAAGGGGATGAGGCGAAAATCAACCCTCCTCCCCACCTGACATGCGACAGTTTCCCAGACGCTGTGGAGCACATCCTGAAGAACCTGCTATAA